One window from the genome of Hyphomonas neptunium ATCC 15444 encodes:
- a CDS encoding ABC transporter permease, with the protein MDTIPGSAQSRLRQYGAFNGLGLWTLYKREVGRFLKVWMQTVFAPVVTTLLFMTVFKLAFGDRGRLTGDFEGMNYNDFLAPGLIMMAILQNAFSNTSSSLLQAKFNATHVDFLMPPLSPLELTIAFLGGAVTRGLVVAAISAIAIQLSGLANLHVAHIWPIVWFTLTSAIILGALGAYGGIWADKFDHLAAVTNFIIVPLTFLSGTFYDIKVMVEPFQTLAYLNPIFYMIDGYRYGHLGVANGSILVGAIYTGVLALASMIWIWLLFRRGYKLKA; encoded by the coding sequence ATGGATACGATTCCCGGCAGTGCGCAATCTCGTCTTCGCCAATATGGCGCTTTCAACGGCCTTGGGCTGTGGACACTTTATAAAAGAGAGGTCGGGCGGTTCCTGAAGGTGTGGATGCAGACCGTTTTCGCGCCTGTGGTGACTACGCTGCTGTTCATGACCGTGTTCAAACTCGCCTTCGGGGATCGCGGGCGGCTGACCGGCGATTTCGAGGGCATGAACTATAACGACTTCCTGGCGCCGGGCCTGATCATGATGGCCATCCTCCAGAACGCCTTTTCCAATACGAGTTCCAGCCTGCTGCAGGCGAAGTTCAATGCGACCCATGTCGATTTCCTGATGCCGCCGCTGTCGCCGCTGGAGCTGACGATTGCGTTCCTGGGCGGGGCGGTCACGCGCGGCCTCGTGGTCGCCGCGATCTCGGCCATTGCGATCCAGCTGTCGGGGCTCGCCAACCTGCATGTGGCCCATATCTGGCCAATTGTCTGGTTTACCCTGACATCGGCCATCATTCTTGGGGCGCTCGGCGCCTATGGCGGCATCTGGGCTGACAAGTTTGACCATCTGGCAGCCGTCACCAACTTCATCATTGTGCCGCTGACGTTTCTTTCAGGCACCTTTTACGACATCAAGGTGATGGTGGAGCCGTTTCAGACGCTCGCCTATCTCAACCCGATTTTTTACATGATCGACGGATACCGATATGGGCATCTGGGTGTTGCGAATGGATCTATCCTGGTGGGAGCTATTTACACGGGTGTTCTCGCGCTGGCGTCGATGATCTGGATATGGCTGCTGTTCCGCCGGGGCTACAAGCTGAAGGCGTAA
- a CDS encoding sensor histidine kinase, with translation MSDGSETESLQTPRHSMTRRARDFGVLVGTTGIVMLILAMTSSLGLIEALTAMFVIGSIAAAYYVGSASTQAPSGPVKTVEAAGRDSLAIADFLSALPLPAFEVSHDQQRITAYNDPAAAFLRLGQRRSAPPRASVIIRTPALLAAIETCFSMPGLGSAEIEMEIGPEEQWRAHIRPIRSSGNLLVVLEDLTPVKRAARARADFLANASHELRTPLTAISGFIETMRGPAREDKDSWDRFLGIMAGESERMSRLIADLLSLSRIESAEHVQPTAREHFGDIVMNSVDALQPLASEKGVTLVIEEPAALPAVTANRDELIQVVENLVSNAIKYSKGGHTVTIRCGVAPDGFEARTEAAQAWPESERMTLLQTSNRMAISDPTVWMRVEDQGPGIEREHLPRLGERFYRADQSRGGKITGTGLGLAIVKHIMAHHRGGMAVETLMGQGTAFGVWLPAARES, from the coding sequence ATGAGCGATGGTAGTGAAACAGAGAGTTTACAGACGCCCCGTCATTCGATGACGCGCCGGGCGAGGGATTTCGGGGTTCTGGTCGGAACGACCGGCATTGTCATGCTGATCCTGGCGATGACCAGCTCGCTCGGGCTGATTGAGGCGTTGACCGCCATGTTTGTTATCGGGTCGATCGCGGCGGCGTATTATGTCGGCTCGGCCAGCACGCAGGCGCCGAGCGGGCCGGTAAAAACGGTGGAGGCAGCCGGAAGAGACAGCCTCGCCATAGCCGATTTTCTTTCGGCGCTGCCGCTTCCGGCCTTTGAAGTCAGCCATGATCAGCAGCGAATTACCGCATACAATGATCCTGCCGCGGCCTTTCTGCGGCTGGGCCAGCGCCGCTCGGCGCCGCCGCGCGCGAGTGTGATTATCCGCACGCCCGCACTTTTGGCCGCAATCGAGACCTGTTTCAGCATGCCGGGGCTCGGCTCGGCCGAGATTGAAATGGAAATCGGGCCGGAGGAACAATGGCGCGCGCATATCCGGCCCATCCGCAGCAGCGGCAATCTGCTGGTTGTGCTGGAAGACCTGACACCGGTGAAGCGCGCAGCGCGCGCGCGGGCGGATTTTCTGGCCAATGCGAGCCATGAACTGCGCACGCCGCTGACGGCTATTTCCGGTTTTATCGAAACGATGCGGGGGCCTGCGCGGGAAGACAAGGATTCCTGGGACCGGTTCCTGGGCATCATGGCGGGCGAAAGTGAGCGGATGAGCCGGCTGATTGCTGATCTCCTCTCCCTGTCGCGGATCGAGAGCGCCGAACATGTGCAGCCTACGGCGCGCGAGCATTTTGGCGACATCGTCATGAATTCCGTGGACGCGCTGCAACCGCTGGCGAGCGAAAAGGGCGTGACACTGGTGATCGAGGAGCCTGCCGCGTTGCCGGCGGTAACCGCCAACCGGGATGAACTGATCCAGGTGGTTGAGAACCTGGTGTCGAACGCCATCAAATATTCAAAGGGCGGCCACACGGTCACGATCCGGTGCGGCGTCGCGCCAGATGGGTTTGAAGCGCGGACCGAGGCAGCTCAGGCCTGGCCGGAGAGCGAGCGGATGACCCTGCTGCAAACATCCAACCGGATGGCCATCAGCGACCCGACCGTCTGGATGCGGGTCGAGGATCAGGGGCCGGGCATCGAGCGGGAACACCTGCCGCGCCTGGGCGAGCGGTTTTACCGGGCCGATCAGAGCCGGGGCGGTAAGATTACCGGCACGGGCCTTGGCCTGGCCATCGTCAAGCACATCATGGCCCACCATCGCGGCGGGATGGCGGTTGAAACCCTCATGGGGCAGGGCACGGCATTCGGGGTCTGGCTACCGGCTGCGCGTGAAAGTTGA
- a CDS encoding spinster family MFS transporter encodes MTSPALPVAAPKISGRAWILAVLTLTYTFNHVDRQILVILLEPIKTELGLRDSQLGMLSGLAFAAFYATLGIPVAMWADRGNRRNIIALALGLWSAMTAFSGLAQNYWQLLLARMGVGVGEAGGTPPATSMIADLYPPQERATALGIYTAGIGLGIMAGFALGGYVYELYGWRVAFFVAGIPGLILALIVRFGIREPVRGLADQRQDDSPAPSLGETLKFIFGQSSYLWLMAGCLLICISANAFLVFTSSLLQRTYDLSPGQVSLPLGVLIGGVGSIGAIVLGRVCDTLSKKDLRWRPLIIALCAAVALPFAWMFLRAPSVELAYAWNIVPSFIGLIYASVAYTASQELVKLRMRSFASAFMLFCLTLIGIGCGPWIAGELSDHFLRGGAERPLARALEVILLFNAASIVCLLMATRKYRSDAERAAL; translated from the coding sequence ATGACAAGTCCCGCCTTGCCTGTGGCCGCGCCCAAGATTTCCGGCCGGGCCTGGATACTTGCCGTCCTGACCCTGACATACACCTTCAATCATGTGGACCGGCAGATTCTCGTGATCCTTCTGGAGCCGATCAAGACCGAGCTTGGCCTGCGTGACAGCCAGCTGGGTATGCTCTCCGGCCTCGCCTTTGCCGCTTTCTACGCGACGCTTGGCATTCCCGTGGCGATGTGGGCCGACCGGGGCAACCGGCGCAACATCATCGCGCTCGCCCTGGGGCTCTGGTCTGCGATGACAGCGTTCTCCGGCCTCGCTCAGAATTACTGGCAACTTCTTCTCGCGCGCATGGGCGTCGGCGTGGGTGAAGCCGGTGGAACCCCGCCGGCGACCTCCATGATCGCAGACCTCTATCCGCCGCAGGAACGCGCCACGGCGCTTGGCATATATACGGCCGGGATTGGCCTCGGCATCATGGCCGGCTTCGCGCTTGGCGGCTACGTTTACGAGCTTTACGGCTGGCGCGTGGCCTTCTTCGTGGCCGGCATCCCCGGATTAATCCTTGCCCTGATCGTCCGCTTCGGCATCCGCGAACCGGTCCGCGGGCTGGCTGACCAGCGCCAGGATGACAGCCCAGCGCCGTCGCTGGGGGAAACGCTGAAGTTCATCTTCGGCCAGTCGTCATATCTATGGCTGATGGCGGGCTGCCTTCTGATCTGCATTTCAGCCAACGCCTTTCTGGTTTTCACGTCCAGCCTGCTTCAGCGCACCTATGATCTCTCTCCCGGCCAGGTCTCCCTGCCCCTCGGGGTGTTGATCGGCGGGGTGGGCAGCATCGGGGCCATCGTACTGGGCCGGGTGTGCGATACGCTGTCAAAGAAAGACCTGCGCTGGCGGCCGCTGATTATTGCCCTGTGCGCTGCGGTTGCCCTGCCTTTTGCCTGGATGTTCCTGCGCGCGCCCAGCGTTGAGCTGGCCTATGCCTGGAACATCGTGCCCAGCTTCATCGGGCTGATCTATGCCAGCGTTGCCTATACGGCTTCGCAGGAGCTGGTGAAGCTGCGCATGCGCTCCTTTGCATCGGCCTTCATGTTGTTCTGCCTGACGCTGATCGGCATTGGCTGCGGTCCCTGGATCGCAGGTGAGCTTTCCGACCATTTCCTGCGTGGCGGCGCCGAGCGGCCGCTTGCGCGCGCCCTGGAAGTGATCTTGCTGTTCAATGCCGCCAGCATTGTCTGCCTGCTGATGGCGACACGCAAATACAGGTCAGATGCCGAAAGGGCGGCACTTTGA
- a CDS encoding alpha/beta fold hydrolase: MLPDGTDIHWTSPDGLTLYAKAYGPEDARLTVLCLHGLTRNHQDFEPMIAALPRHHRYIAVDVRGRGKSAYDPKPDNYQPPVYARDMFALLDTLGIARAALIGTSMGGLISLLMARSAPKRVAGIVLNDVGPVVEKAGLARIGSYAGKVAPVTDWESAAAAVKTLQGAAFPDMPEGRWMDFARRTYKELPSGEVVLAYDPGIARSLGKVKPGPVTNFILWRLFAASRKAPLLIIRGETSDILSAGTAEMMVRRHPDARLATVPRVGHAPILDEPQAVSAISDFLSRLETTA, translated from the coding sequence ATGCTGCCGGATGGCACAGATATTCACTGGACCTCGCCGGATGGTCTCACGCTCTATGCCAAAGCCTATGGACCCGAAGACGCCAGGCTGACAGTCCTGTGCCTTCACGGTCTGACACGGAATCATCAGGATTTCGAGCCGATGATCGCCGCCCTGCCCCGCCACCACCGCTACATCGCGGTCGATGTGCGCGGACGCGGCAAGTCTGCTTATGATCCGAAGCCGGACAATTATCAGCCGCCAGTCTATGCCAGGGACATGTTTGCCCTGCTCGACACCCTGGGCATCGCGCGCGCCGCCTTGATCGGCACCTCTATGGGAGGGCTCATCTCTCTGCTGATGGCCCGCTCAGCGCCCAAACGGGTCGCCGGCATTGTACTCAATGATGTTGGCCCGGTCGTTGAGAAAGCGGGCCTCGCGCGTATCGGGTCCTATGCCGGCAAGGTCGCTCCGGTCACGGACTGGGAAAGCGCGGCCGCTGCTGTGAAGACATTACAAGGCGCCGCATTTCCGGACATGCCCGAAGGCCGCTGGATGGACTTTGCCCGGCGCACCTACAAGGAACTTCCTTCCGGCGAAGTCGTTCTGGCTTACGACCCCGGCATTGCCCGCTCCCTGGGCAAGGTGAAACCCGGACCGGTTACCAATTTCATTCTATGGCGCCTGTTTGCCGCTTCCCGAAAAGCGCCGCTTCTGATCATCCGGGGCGAGACATCTGATATTCTGTCGGCCGGAACCGCAGAAATGATGGTCCGCCGGCATCCCGATGCCAGGCTGGCCACGGTGCCGCGGGTGGGCCATGCCCCGATCCTCGACGAGCCCCAGGCCGTTTCCGCTATTTCAGATTTTCTCAGCCGCCTGGAGACCACGGCATGA
- a CDS encoding efflux transporter outer membrane subunit, producing the protein MKNSLLLMGTAMLAACATSPNAIERLATDREALFAAAPEAPAEWAARGVAGVAETGNWLDQFNDPVMNELVAEALAANPTLESRAASLRASAALSRSARGQRWPSLSATASFGGTSTGVTLPAGGDDRINGEVYGLGLDASWEFDLWGRISNGIAQADADYAATAADLAATELSIAAQTASAWISLNEALTQERIAVLTYEARQRVVDLTEPRVRAGIYGPLELRTARSVLAQAEAAIAARRQFSNEATRRLEVLLGRYPSAELTAPAIIPELPPMEVVGNPALMLSRRPDIAVLEARVVGAGLQAEAARLALLPSLGLTGSLGTNETDISDALDPTLIAARLIGNLIQPLFSGGSLNAQRLAAIAQAEAAVANYAGAALDAWREVENALTADILLAQQEDAQGRALEEARFAEEIAERQYSSGTVNVFNLIDAQTRRLTAESQLATARADRARNRITYHLALGGGVPVMELAGEDDLFDTDAAESGRR; encoded by the coding sequence ATGAAAAATTCTCTCCTCCTGATGGGCACGGCCATGCTTGCGGCGTGTGCCACCTCTCCCAACGCCATTGAGCGTCTCGCCACCGACAGGGAGGCTCTGTTTGCGGCTGCGCCCGAGGCGCCGGCCGAATGGGCGGCGCGCGGTGTTGCGGGTGTGGCTGAAACGGGCAACTGGCTCGATCAGTTCAACGATCCGGTCATGAACGAACTTGTCGCTGAGGCCCTCGCCGCCAATCCGACACTGGAATCCCGCGCCGCCAGCCTGCGCGCCTCCGCTGCCCTGTCGCGCAGCGCGCGCGGCCAGCGCTGGCCCTCGCTATCGGCGACCGCAAGCTTCGGTGGCACCTCCACCGGCGTAACTCTTCCCGCCGGCGGCGATGACCGCATTAATGGCGAAGTCTATGGCCTGGGCCTGGACGCAAGCTGGGAGTTCGACCTCTGGGGCCGTATCTCCAATGGCATTGCGCAGGCAGATGCTGACTATGCGGCAACCGCCGCCGACCTTGCCGCCACCGAACTTTCGATCGCTGCGCAGACCGCGTCGGCCTGGATCAGCCTCAATGAAGCGCTGACTCAGGAGCGGATTGCTGTTCTCACCTACGAGGCCCGTCAACGGGTGGTGGACCTGACCGAGCCGCGCGTGCGCGCCGGCATCTATGGCCCGCTGGAATTGCGCACGGCGCGGAGCGTCCTCGCGCAAGCCGAAGCGGCCATCGCGGCGCGGCGCCAGTTCTCGAATGAAGCCACCCGGCGTCTTGAGGTTCTGCTCGGCCGGTATCCCTCTGCGGAGCTGACTGCGCCAGCGATCATTCCGGAATTGCCGCCCATGGAAGTTGTCGGCAATCCCGCATTAATGCTGTCGCGCCGGCCGGATATTGCCGTGCTTGAAGCGCGCGTGGTCGGCGCCGGCCTGCAGGCTGAGGCCGCACGCCTTGCGCTGCTGCCGAGCCTTGGCCTGACCGGATCGCTGGGCACGAATGAAACCGACATATCCGACGCGCTTGACCCGACCCTGATCGCGGCGCGCCTGATTGGAAATCTGATACAGCCTCTCTTCAGTGGCGGCAGCCTCAATGCGCAACGCCTGGCCGCCATTGCTCAGGCTGAAGCTGCTGTGGCCAACTATGCCGGCGCCGCCCTGGATGCCTGGCGTGAGGTCGAGAACGCTCTGACGGCTGATATTCTTCTTGCTCAGCAGGAAGACGCGCAGGGCCGGGCCCTCGAAGAAGCCCGCTTTGCCGAAGAGATTGCCGAGCGGCAGTATTCAAGCGGCACGGTCAACGTCTTTAACCTCATCGATGCGCAGACGCGCCGGCTGACCGCAGAAAGCCAGCTGGCAACGGCGCGGGCCGACCGTGCCCGCAACCGGATTACCTATCATCTCGCCCTGGGCGGCGGCGTTCCCGTGATGGAACTCGCCGGCGAGGACGACCTGTTTGACACTGACGCCGCCGAAAGCGGCAGGAGATAG
- a CDS encoding TetR/AcrR family transcriptional regulator, whose translation MPSPKTDRRTAILDAAEAEFSAHGFDGVTLRTIAKRAGVDLALPNYYFGPKKELFDAVFIRRAEIVNQWREDALKAAIEAAKPQPPTVEAIIRAYLEPMLTGPHLEDQGWKNYYALVAYVNNSPGWGGRLMAEHFDPLIRQFLDALQLSLPGMNEKDLYWGYQCFSGALTLTLAQTGRIDHLSGGVCLSDDLADACEHMVHFIAGGFEAASRAAPAALPAPRSSQKRRRLKDTSA comes from the coding sequence ATGCCATCTCCGAAAACCGATCGCCGGACCGCTATTCTGGACGCGGCCGAGGCAGAGTTCAGCGCGCATGGATTTGATGGTGTTACGCTGCGCACGATTGCCAAGCGGGCCGGCGTCGATCTGGCGTTGCCGAACTACTATTTCGGACCGAAGAAGGAACTCTTCGATGCGGTGTTCATCCGCCGCGCAGAAATCGTCAACCAGTGGCGCGAAGACGCGTTGAAGGCTGCTATCGAGGCCGCCAAACCGCAGCCCCCCACCGTGGAAGCAATTATCCGGGCCTATCTGGAGCCGATGCTGACGGGGCCGCACCTGGAGGATCAGGGCTGGAAAAATTATTATGCGCTGGTTGCCTATGTGAACAACTCGCCCGGCTGGGGCGGGCGGCTCATGGCGGAACATTTTGATCCGCTGATCCGGCAATTTCTCGATGCCTTGCAACTCTCCCTGCCAGGGATGAACGAGAAGGATCTCTATTGGGGGTATCAATGCTTTTCGGGCGCGCTGACACTGACACTCGCCCAGACCGGCCGTATCGATCATTTGTCAGGGGGTGTGTGCCTGTCGGACGATCTCGCAGATGCCTGTGAGCATATGGTGCATTTCATCGCGGGTGGATTTGAAGCCGCAAGCCGCGCCGCGCCGGCGGCCCTACCGGCGCCTCGATCATCGCAGAAGCGGCGCCGGTTGAAAGATACGTCCGCCTGA
- a CDS encoding PaaI family thioesterase, producing the protein MTYMLPDSELTPEAFNRRSEGALPGHIGLVVTHTGRDRFEGHFDIQRHHHAPNGFLHAGSLVTLADTLCGYATVANLREGATGFTTIELKTNFFATALEGRVNAVATPVHVGGTTQVWDCELTNAAGKRMALFRCSQLVLRAKG; encoded by the coding sequence ATGACATATATGCTGCCCGATTCAGAGCTGACCCCAGAGGCGTTTAACCGCCGGAGCGAAGGCGCGCTTCCCGGCCATATCGGGCTGGTGGTCACCCATACCGGACGTGATCGCTTTGAAGGCCATTTCGATATTCAGCGCCACCATCACGCGCCCAACGGTTTCCTGCACGCAGGCAGCCTGGTGACACTTGCCGATACACTTTGCGGCTACGCAACGGTCGCAAACCTGCGCGAAGGCGCAACGGGGTTCACGACCATCGAACTCAAGACAAACTTCTTCGCCACGGCGCTGGAAGGCCGCGTCAATGCGGTGGCTACTCCGGTCCATGTCGGGGGCACGACACAGGTCTGGGACTGCGAACTGACGAACGCAGCCGGCAAGCGCATGGCGCTATTCCGCTGCTCTCAGCTGGTGCTCCGGGCGAAGGGCTAG
- a CDS encoding GcrA family cell cycle regulator gives MSWTDERVSVLKKLWAEGHSASQIAKQLGGVTRNAVIGKVHRLGLSGRATPSRPVKRPPRLARPKPRFMVEGASPAAAAPAAAPAATPLPGLTDVPATPERNTALAPLPPLPMADGIPATILTLRDSMCKWPIGDPADPKFAFCGRKADCGPYCTEHAAVAFQPARKREGRKTEYDYVRRIAG, from the coding sequence ATGTCATGGACCGATGAACGGGTATCAGTGCTCAAGAAGTTGTGGGCCGAAGGCCACTCAGCTTCTCAGATCGCCAAACAATTGGGGGGCGTCACCCGAAACGCCGTGATCGGCAAGGTGCACCGCCTTGGCCTGTCGGGCCGCGCGACCCCGTCGCGTCCTGTGAAACGGCCGCCACGTCTGGCGCGTCCCAAGCCCCGTTTCATGGTGGAGGGCGCATCGCCCGCCGCTGCAGCGCCAGCAGCAGCGCCAGCCGCAACTCCGCTGCCTGGGTTGACGGATGTTCCGGCGACGCCAGAGCGGAACACGGCCCTTGCCCCGCTGCCGCCCCTGCCGATGGCAGACGGCATCCCGGCGACCATCCTCACCCTGCGGGATTCGATGTGCAAATGGCCCATCGGAGACCCTGCGGACCCCAAATTTGCGTTCTGCGGACGCAAAGCAGATTGCGGTCCCTATTGCACTGAGCACGCAGCCGTTGCATTCCAACCTGCAAGGAAGCGTGAAGGTCGCAAGACCGAATACGACTACGTCCGGCGCATTGCAGGCTAA
- a CDS encoding efflux RND transporter periplasmic adaptor subunit produces the protein MGRLIAIIAPIAILLVLGVGGVIAVTAMKPEPQKNDEPQAGLNVFAEQVKSGSLTITVEAQGEVSPKREIIVAPQIAGRVSYVSPDFIDGGFIRRGQVLVRVEAADSELGVVRARSIVATAEQALAREIAEAELAQQDLENLGLTDASPLARREPQLAEARAALESAKAQLSEAELSLSRTAIIAPFDGRVRERSADIGQFVSPGQSLGNIFATDVVEVALPLKDADLGQLGLPIAFSSSADEPGPKVEFSAVVGGKPRTWVGEVVRTGAAINSQTRQINVFAELKDPFGTGADDGAPMAPGLFVTARIEGETLDNVLIAPRAALRGDDRLFIGDPKEGKLSIRTVDVAYSDRDGAYLRSGVAPGELAITSPIQAAFDGMSITVLERQPDGTVKIHGEKKTPKDAEAIADAAASEGGEGSAQ, from the coding sequence ATGGGACGCCTGATCGCCATCATCGCACCAATTGCCATCCTTCTTGTTCTTGGCGTTGGAGGGGTCATTGCCGTCACGGCCATGAAGCCTGAGCCGCAGAAGAATGACGAGCCGCAGGCCGGCCTCAATGTCTTTGCCGAACAGGTGAAGTCCGGCTCGCTGACGATCACCGTGGAAGCGCAGGGCGAAGTCAGCCCGAAGCGCGAGATCATCGTCGCGCCGCAGATTGCCGGACGTGTCTCCTATGTGTCGCCAGACTTCATCGATGGTGGCTTCATCCGGCGCGGCCAGGTGCTCGTGCGGGTGGAAGCGGCCGATTCCGAACTGGGCGTCGTGCGCGCCCGGTCGATCGTTGCCACGGCTGAACAGGCCCTCGCCCGCGAGATTGCGGAGGCCGAGCTTGCCCAGCAGGATCTCGAAAACCTGGGCCTGACAGACGCCTCACCGCTGGCCCGCCGCGAGCCTCAGCTCGCCGAAGCCCGCGCCGCCCTTGAATCTGCCAAAGCCCAGCTTTCCGAAGCAGAGCTGAGCCTCAGCCGCACGGCCATCATCGCGCCGTTTGACGGCCGCGTGCGCGAACGTTCTGCCGACATCGGCCAGTTCGTGTCGCCCGGCCAGTCGCTCGGCAATATCTTCGCCACTGACGTCGTCGAAGTCGCCCTCCCCCTGAAGGACGCCGACCTTGGCCAGCTCGGCCTGCCAATCGCCTTCTCTTCTTCGGCAGACGAACCCGGCCCCAAGGTCGAGTTTTCAGCGGTCGTGGGTGGCAAGCCACGCACATGGGTCGGGGAAGTCGTGCGCACCGGCGCGGCCATCAACTCGCAGACACGTCAGATCAACGTATTCGCCGAACTCAAAGATCCCTTCGGGACCGGCGCCGATGACGGCGCGCCAATGGCGCCCGGCCTCTTCGTCACCGCGCGGATCGAAGGCGAGACGCTGGACAACGTCCTGATTGCGCCGCGCGCGGCCCTGCGGGGGGATGACCGCCTCTTCATTGGCGATCCGAAAGAGGGCAAGCTCTCCATACGGACCGTCGATGTCGCCTATTCCGATCGCGACGGCGCCTATCTCCGCTCCGGTGTTGCGCCGGGCGAACTGGCGATCACCAGCCCGATCCAGGCCGCGTTCGACGGGATGAGCATCACCGTCCTGGAACGCCAGCCCGACGGCACCGTCAAGATCCATGGCGAGAAGAAAACCCCGAAAGACGCCGAAGCCATCGCAGACGCCGCCGCAAGTGAAGGCGGCGAAGGGAGCGCTCAATGA